In a genomic window of Phragmites australis chromosome 14, lpPhrAust1.1, whole genome shotgun sequence:
- the LOC133891048 gene encoding zinc finger protein AZF3-like, giving the protein MALEALDVSSKPPVPPPSPPPMDSWVRGGRRSKRRPGSAGGGADQSEEEYLALCLLMLSRGVRGDAEDSGVARSVGAATAAAAKASQAGYECSVCGKVYASYQALGGHKTSHRKPPPPPPPQASAAGGDEASGCSAHAEEKVHRCSLCLRAFPSGQALGGHKRLHYEGGAAAADGVKDKTSSAELPRDFDLNLPAAATAAVVTGEEAEIAPPEAKRARLLLVV; this is encoded by the coding sequence ATGGCGCTCGAAGCCCTCGATGTGTCCAGCAAGCCGCCGGTTCCACCGCCGTCCCCACCGCCGATGGACTCGTGGGTGCGCGGGGGGCGCAGGTCCAAGCGCCGGCCCGggagcgcgggcggcggcgccgatCAGTCCGAGGAGGAGTACCTCGCGCTCTGCCTCTTGATGCTCTCGCGCGGCGTCCGTGGCGACGCCGAGGACAGCGGAGTCGCCAGGAGCGTGGGcgcggccacggcggcggcggcgaaggcgagCCAGGCCGGGTACGAGTGCTCGGTGTGCGGCAAGGTGTACGCGTCCTACCAGGCGCTGGGCGGGCACAAGACGAGCCACCggaagccaccgccgccgccgccaccgcaggCGTCTGCGGCGGGCGGCGACGAGGCGTCCGGCTGCAGCGCACACGCGGAAGAGAAGGTGCACCGGTGCTCGCTCTGCCTCCGCGCGTTCCCGTCGGGCCAGGCGCTGGGCGGGCACAAGCGGCTGCACTACGAgggcggcgccgcggcggctgACGGGGTCAAGGACAAGACCAGCTCAGCCGAGTTGCCGAGGGACTTTGACCTGAATCTACCGGCGGCTGCAACCGCAGCCGTGGTAACGGGGGAGGAGGCCGAGATCGCGCCGCCGGAGGCCAAGCGGGCGCGACTGCTGCTGGTGGTCTga